Proteins encoded by one window of Halorubrum ruber:
- a CDS encoding alpha/beta hydrolase — translation MRAAELDPDLAAAIDKIESLGPPAWSDLSVEAARDLEDDLFSGPPEPPVADVRDLAFDGPHGEVPVRVYRPESAVDDSAESRALVHCHGGGWTLGTLDSVDGICRELATRADAVVVSVDYRLAPEHPFPVAVDEAAAAVAWVAETADSLGVDSDRIGVSGTSAGGALAVAASLRAREFGDLPEPAGQFLLYPIAGYDFETDSYRENADGPLLTRADMKWFYERYLRSPVDAANPYAVPLRAPDLGDLPPATVVTAGFDPLRDDGVALAERFESDGTPVEHRHYPAMAHGFCSLADRVDVAEAALSAVAADVRERL, via the coding sequence ATGCGCGCGGCCGAACTCGACCCGGACCTCGCGGCGGCGATCGACAAGATCGAATCGCTGGGGCCGCCCGCGTGGAGCGATCTCTCCGTTGAGGCGGCCCGCGACCTCGAAGACGATCTGTTCTCCGGGCCGCCCGAGCCGCCCGTGGCCGACGTGCGCGACCTCGCCTTCGACGGCCCGCACGGCGAGGTGCCGGTCCGGGTGTATCGGCCCGAGAGCGCCGTCGATGACTCGGCAGAATCTCGCGCCCTCGTCCACTGCCACGGCGGCGGGTGGACGCTCGGCACGCTCGACTCCGTCGACGGGATCTGCCGCGAGCTCGCGACCCGCGCCGACGCGGTCGTCGTCTCCGTCGACTACCGGCTCGCGCCGGAACACCCGTTCCCGGTCGCGGTCGACGAGGCCGCCGCCGCGGTCGCGTGGGTCGCGGAGACGGCCGACTCGCTTGGCGTCGACTCCGACCGGATCGGCGTCTCGGGGACCAGCGCCGGCGGCGCGCTCGCCGTCGCGGCGTCGCTCCGCGCCCGGGAGTTCGGCGACCTCCCCGAGCCCGCCGGCCAGTTCCTCCTTTATCCGATCGCCGGCTACGACTTCGAGACGGACTCCTACCGAGAGAACGCGGACGGCCCGCTCCTGACGCGCGCGGACATGAAGTGGTTCTACGAGCGGTACCTCCGCAGTCCGGTCGACGCCGCGAACCCCTACGCGGTGCCGCTCCGGGCGCCGGATCTGGGCGACCTCCCGCCCGCGACGGTCGTCACGGCCGGGTTCGACCCCCTGCGCGACGACGGTGTCGCGCTCGCGGAGCGCTTCGAGAGTGACGGAACGCCGGTCGAACACCGCCACTACCCGGCGATGGCGCACGGGTTCTGTAGCCTCGCGGACCGGGTGGACGTCGCGGAGGCGGCGCTGTCGGCGGTCGCGGCGGACGTGCGGGAGCGCTTATAA
- a CDS encoding amidohydrolase family protein, translated as MHLEGTVLVGRDFEPVEGRVVVADGEIVRIEEASVESDAVILPAFVNAHTHIGDSIAKEAGEGLSLDELVAPPDGLKHRLLRDADHEEKVAAMARTLRYMEATGTGTFLEFREGGIEGVNALRDALAGEGVPFGERAIESVVFGRDDPDVLSVADGYGASGARDADFDAVRAATREAGKPFGIHAGERDADDVNAAMDLDPDFLVHMVHAEPIHLERLADRGTPVVVCPRSNLVTNVGVPPIRELNKRTTVALGTDNVMTDSPSMFREMEFAAKLSDLPAREILRMATVNGAAIAGLNRGVVEPGADADLLVLDGDSDNLAGARDLVRAVVRRAGQADVSRVVIGGEPVVPRGD; from the coding sequence ATGCATCTGGAGGGGACGGTACTGGTCGGTCGCGACTTCGAGCCGGTCGAGGGCCGGGTCGTCGTCGCGGACGGCGAGATCGTCCGGATCGAGGAGGCGTCCGTCGAGAGCGACGCGGTGATCCTTCCGGCGTTCGTCAACGCTCACACCCACATCGGCGACTCGATCGCCAAGGAGGCAGGCGAGGGGCTCTCGCTCGACGAGCTCGTCGCGCCGCCGGACGGCCTGAAACACCGGCTCCTCCGGGACGCGGACCACGAGGAGAAGGTGGCCGCGATGGCGCGCACGCTGCGATACATGGAGGCGACCGGCACGGGCACCTTTCTGGAGTTCCGCGAGGGAGGCATTGAGGGCGTGAACGCGCTCCGCGACGCGCTCGCGGGCGAGGGGGTCCCGTTCGGCGAGCGCGCGATCGAGTCGGTCGTCTTCGGCCGCGACGACCCCGACGTGCTCTCGGTCGCGGACGGGTACGGTGCCTCTGGCGCCCGCGACGCCGACTTCGACGCGGTCCGGGCGGCGACGCGCGAGGCCGGCAAGCCCTTCGGGATCCACGCGGGCGAGCGCGACGCCGACGACGTCAACGCCGCGATGGACCTCGATCCGGACTTCCTCGTCCACATGGTCCACGCCGAGCCGATCCACCTCGAACGGCTCGCCGATCGCGGGACCCCCGTCGTCGTCTGCCCGCGGTCGAACCTCGTGACGAACGTCGGCGTGCCGCCGATCCGCGAGCTGAACAAACGGACGACCGTCGCGCTCGGTACCGACAACGTGATGACGGACTCGCCGTCGATGTTCCGCGAGATGGAGTTCGCGGCGAAGCTCTCCGATCTCCCCGCCCGCGAGATCCTGCGGATGGCGACGGTCAACGGGGCCGCGATCGCCGGACTGAACCGCGGCGTGGTCGAGCCCGGGGCGGACGCCGACCTGCTCGTCCTCGACGGCGACTCGGACAACCTCGCCGGGGCCCGTGACCTGGTCCGCGCGGTGGTCAGACGCGCCGGGCAGGCCGACGTCTCCCGAGTCGTCATCGGCGGCGAGCCGGTCGTCCCGCGCGGCGACTGA
- a CDS encoding DEAD/DEAH box helicase family protein: protein MDVRLTYEDGTIRVDADADLGPDALPPLPGVETDPRTGTGRAPAHRYAELRRALRVAGVSVDDRVLDASDRAAEDAGLPDALATDYDLREYQREALDAWHEAGDRGVIELPTGAGKTVIAIRAMVELGVPTLVVVPTVDLLDQWQRELEREFDVPIGRFGGGEQRREAVTVSTYDSAYLKADGVGDAFEFVVFDEVHHLGGEGYRDAARLLAAPARLGLTATFERPDGAHEVVADLVGDRVYALDVDDLAGDHLAPYDIRRIEVELTDEERERYDEKQGTFVEYVRDAGITFSSGSDYQELVKRSGNDPAAREALLAKQDAREIMMNADRKVEQLGEILDRHRDDRVIVFTAHTDLVYRLSERFLLPAITAETGAKERREILERFRDGTYGRVVAANVLDEGVDVPDANVAVLLSGSGSEREFTQRLGRVLRPKEDGGRATLYELVSAETAEERVASRRR from the coding sequence ATGGACGTCCGGCTGACCTACGAGGACGGGACGATCCGGGTCGACGCGGACGCCGACCTCGGCCCGGACGCGCTCCCGCCGCTGCCCGGCGTCGAGACCGACCCGCGGACCGGAACCGGCCGCGCGCCGGCGCACCGCTACGCCGAACTCCGGCGGGCGCTCCGGGTGGCCGGCGTCTCGGTCGACGACCGGGTCCTCGACGCGAGCGACCGCGCCGCCGAGGACGCGGGGCTGCCGGACGCGCTCGCGACGGACTACGACCTCCGCGAGTACCAGCGCGAGGCGCTCGACGCGTGGCACGAGGCGGGCGACCGCGGCGTGATCGAGCTCCCGACCGGCGCCGGCAAGACCGTGATCGCGATCCGCGCGATGGTCGAGTTGGGCGTCCCGACGCTCGTCGTCGTCCCCACGGTCGACCTCCTCGACCAGTGGCAGCGGGAGTTGGAGCGCGAGTTCGACGTCCCGATCGGGCGGTTCGGCGGCGGCGAGCAGCGCCGCGAGGCGGTCACGGTGTCGACGTACGACTCGGCGTACCTGAAGGCGGACGGCGTCGGCGACGCCTTCGAGTTCGTCGTCTTCGACGAGGTCCACCACCTCGGCGGGGAGGGGTACCGCGACGCCGCGCGCCTCCTCGCCGCGCCCGCGCGGCTCGGGCTCACTGCCACCTTCGAGCGCCCGGACGGCGCCCACGAGGTCGTCGCCGACTTGGTCGGCGACCGCGTCTACGCGCTCGACGTGGACGACCTCGCGGGCGATCACCTCGCCCCCTACGACATCCGGCGGATCGAAGTCGAACTGACCGACGAGGAACGCGAGCGCTACGACGAGAAGCAGGGGACGTTCGTCGAGTACGTTCGCGACGCGGGGATCACGTTCTCCAGCGGGAGCGACTACCAAGAGCTCGTCAAGCGGTCGGGAAACGACCCAGCGGCCAGAGAGGCGCTCCTCGCGAAGCAGGACGCCCGCGAGATCATGATGAACGCCGACCGCAAGGTCGAGCAGCTCGGGGAGATCCTCGACCGCCACCGCGACGACCGCGTGATCGTGTTCACTGCCCACACCGACCTCGTCTACCGGCTCTCCGAGCGCTTCCTGCTCCCCGCGATCACCGCCGAGACGGGCGCGAAGGAGCGCCGCGAGATCCTCGAACGCTTCCGCGACGGCACCTACGGCCGGGTCGTCGCGGCGAACGTCTTAGACGAGGGGGTCGACGTGCCCGACGCGAACGTCGCGGTCCTGCTCTCTGGGTCGGGCAGCGAGCGCGAGTTCACCCAGCGGCTCGGCCGCGTGCTCCGCCCGAAGGAGGACGGCGGCAGGGCGACGTTGTACGAACTCGTTAGCGCCGAGACCGCGGAGGAGCGGGTGGCGAGCCGGCGACGATAG
- a CDS encoding class I SAM-dependent methyltransferase — protein sequence MTDAHRENRRLWNEWSDAFQALWNADTDEGGAPPAPTPFDPDGHAATGAEYPPPIEEAAVVELGCGGGQGTVGTALAGAGRAVGVDVSEEQLRHARRLRDHYGVEAEFVQGDVTGVPLAEDAFDAAFSEAAFQLVADLDAAVREARSVLRPGGAFYLAVMHPFRELIDPDGGAPRRGYHAPPRREVEIDESYDADLVAFDRTVSELHRALVDAGFVVERVVEPEPEGGETTSEGGETTSEGGETTSEGDAAAAAEPRELLPETLGFWARLDGR from the coding sequence GTGACCGACGCGCACCGCGAGAACCGCCGCCTCTGGAACGAGTGGAGCGACGCGTTCCAGGCGCTGTGGAACGCCGACACCGACGAGGGAGGAGCGCCGCCGGCGCCGACCCCGTTCGACCCGGACGGCCACGCGGCCACCGGCGCCGAGTATCCGCCGCCGATCGAAGAGGCGGCGGTCGTCGAACTCGGCTGCGGCGGCGGACAGGGGACCGTGGGCACCGCGCTGGCGGGCGCCGGCCGGGCGGTCGGCGTCGACGTCTCGGAGGAGCAGCTCCGACACGCACGGCGCCTTCGGGACCACTACGGCGTCGAGGCCGAGTTCGTTCAGGGGGACGTGACCGGCGTTCCGCTCGCCGAAGACGCCTTCGACGCGGCGTTCTCGGAGGCGGCGTTCCAGCTCGTGGCGGACCTCGACGCCGCCGTGCGGGAGGCGCGCAGCGTCCTCCGGCCGGGCGGCGCGTTCTACTTGGCGGTGATGCACCCGTTCCGGGAGCTGATCGACCCGGACGGCGGCGCGCCCCGGCGCGGCTACCACGCGCCGCCGCGCCGCGAGGTCGAGATCGACGAGTCGTACGACGCGGATCTCGTGGCGTTCGACCGCACCGTCTCCGAGCTCCACCGCGCCCTCGTGGACGCGGGGTTCGTCGTCGAGCGCGTCGTCGAACCGGAGCCCGAGGGCGGCGAAACGACGAGCGAGGGCGGCGAAACGACGAGCGAGGGCGGCGAAACGACGAGCGAGGGCGACGCCGCCGCGGCCGCCGAGCCGCGAGAGCTCCTCCCCGAGACGCTCGGGTTCTGGGCCCGGCTCGACGGGCGCTGA
- the udk gene encoding uridine kinase — translation MAIPSFVIGIAGGTGAGKTTVSRLVTRDLGDSVTRIPLDNYYEDLSHLDFEERQEVNYDHPSAFEWELLREHLEALLEGQSVEMPQYDFEIHNREDERVTVEPTDVIVLEGILALYDEEINAMMDLRLFVETDADVRILRRIRRDVIERGRDLEGVIDQYLSTVKPMHEQFIEPSKKHADVIIPEGANSVAVNLLEEKLRAEVEGDAVRSWERGSLEAELGEKRSLDMDGDD, via the coding sequence ATGGCCATTCCCTCGTTCGTGATCGGGATCGCGGGCGGGACGGGCGCCGGGAAGACGACGGTCTCCCGGCTCGTCACCCGCGACCTCGGCGACAGCGTCACCCGGATCCCGCTGGACAACTACTACGAGGACCTCTCGCACCTCGACTTCGAGGAGCGCCAGGAGGTCAACTACGACCACCCGTCGGCGTTCGAGTGGGAACTCCTCCGGGAACACTTGGAGGCCCTCTTGGAGGGGCAGTCCGTCGAGATGCCCCAGTACGACTTCGAGATCCACAACCGCGAGGACGAGCGCGTCACCGTCGAGCCGACGGACGTAATCGTGTTGGAGGGAATCCTGGCGCTGTACGACGAGGAGATAAACGCCATGATGGACCTCCGGCTGTTCGTCGAGACCGACGCCGACGTGCGTATTCTCCGGCGAATTCGGCGGGACGTGATCGAGCGTGGGCGGGACCTCGAAGGCGTCATCGACCAGTACCTCTCGACGGTGAAGCCGATGCACGAGCAGTTCATCGAGCCCTCGAAGAAGCACGCCGACGTGATCATCCCGGAGGGCGCCAACAGCGTCGCGGTGAACCTCTTAGAGGAGAAGCTTCGGGCAGAGGTCGAAGGAGACGCGGTCCGGAGCTGGGAACGCGGCAGCCTCGAAGCGGAGCTCGGCGAGAAGCGCTCGCTCGACATGGACGGCGACGATTAA
- a CDS encoding GNAT family N-acetyltransferase: MGETDARIEPATADDVDAVVDMWVTLAAGQREHGATLRGEANRTAVSECVAQSVVTGELLVAREPAPDAETEGGGDRDADPVGFVGFSLERGDYERDAVRGTVSNLFVVPERRGEGIGAALLDAAERALDESGADRVALEALADNDRARAFYAEHGYDSHRVELTKSLSGVNGDGRSDDGSGDESD, from the coding sequence ATGGGCGAGACGGACGCGCGGATCGAGCCGGCGACCGCCGACGACGTCGACGCCGTCGTCGACATGTGGGTGACGCTCGCCGCCGGTCAGCGCGAGCACGGCGCCACGCTCCGCGGCGAGGCGAACCGCACCGCGGTCAGCGAGTGCGTCGCGCAGTCGGTCGTGACGGGGGAACTGCTCGTCGCCCGCGAGCCAGCCCCCGACGCGGAGACGGAAGGCGGAGGGGACCGCGACGCCGACCCGGTCGGCTTCGTCGGCTTCTCGCTCGAACGCGGCGACTACGAGCGCGACGCCGTCCGCGGGACCGTCAGCAACCTGTTCGTGGTCCCGGAGCGGCGCGGGGAGGGGATCGGCGCGGCGCTGCTCGACGCGGCCGAGCGCGCGCTCGACGAGTCGGGCGCCGACCGCGTGGCGCTGGAGGCGCTCGCCGACAACGACCGCGCCCGAGCGTTCTACGCTGAACACGGCTACGACTCACACCGCGTCGAACTCACGAAGTCGTTGAGCGGCGTCAACGGCGACGGACGCAGCGACGACGGATCGGGCGACGAAAGCGACTGA
- a CDS encoding universal stress protein — protein sequence MYDNVLLPTDGSVGVDRAIDHAIDAADRYDATLHVLYVVDSDVVNAYSGDEFVDGAEGAEETLEETGREALDAVAEHARDAGVDAVTALRYGVPHEEILRYADEEDVDLTVMGSKTRSGDYRRMLGSVTERVSRQSPAPVSIVKTTVEA from the coding sequence ATGTACGACAACGTCCTCCTGCCCACCGACGGAAGCGTCGGCGTCGACCGCGCGATCGACCACGCGATCGACGCCGCCGACCGCTACGACGCGACGCTCCACGTCCTCTACGTCGTCGACAGCGACGTGGTGAACGCTTACTCCGGCGACGAGTTCGTCGACGGCGCCGAGGGCGCCGAGGAGACGCTCGAAGAGACCGGCCGCGAGGCGCTCGACGCCGTCGCCGAGCACGCCCGTGACGCCGGCGTGGATGCGGTCACCGCGCTGCGGTACGGCGTCCCACACGAGGAGATCCTCCGGTACGCCGACGAGGAGGACGTCGACCTCACGGTGATGGGATCGAAGACGCGCTCGGGCGACTACCGCCGCATGCTCGGCTCCGTCACCGAGCGCGTCTCCCGGCAGTCGCCCGCGCCGGTGAGCATCGTGAAGACCACGGTGGAGGCCTGA
- a CDS encoding universal stress protein, protein MIERVLVAMDGSDLSERALRYALDGHPDAEITVLNVVGGASPMMGQAAGIALSDDEEGGIREAAEPVFERAREIADEYDTAIETIVEAGRPARQIIDHAEEFDVVVLGTHSGSLADRLLVGNVAKTVFQRSPVPVTVVR, encoded by the coding sequence ATGATAGAGCGCGTACTCGTCGCGATGGACGGCTCAGACCTCTCCGAGCGCGCGCTCCGGTACGCGCTCGACGGCCACCCCGACGCCGAGATCACCGTGTTGAACGTCGTCGGCGGCGCGTCGCCGATGATGGGGCAGGCCGCGGGGATCGCCCTGTCGGACGACGAGGAGGGCGGGATCCGCGAGGCCGCGGAGCCGGTGTTCGAGCGGGCCCGCGAGATCGCTGACGAGTACGACACGGCGATCGAGACGATCGTGGAGGCGGGACGGCCGGCGCGCCAGATCATCGACCACGCCGAGGAGTTCGACGTCGTCGTGTTAGGCACCCACAGCGGGTCGCTCGCGGACAGACTCCTCGTCGGCAACGTGGCCAAGACGGTGTTCCAGCGCTCGCCGGTGCCGGTGACGGTCGTGCGGTGA
- a CDS encoding CinA family protein, protein MENATDPAERLNELLVDGDETLATAESLTGGLVGSRVTDVPGASAYFDRGFVTYTYDAKRELLGVSRESLDAHGAVSEPVVREMAAGARDRADADWAVATTGIAGPTGGTDEKPVGLVWFGVAHAAPWGTEESFVRAERAVLDGDRDAVKRGAAEYALDALVRTIGDVEG, encoded by the coding sequence ATGGAAAACGCGACGGACCCCGCCGAGCGGCTGAACGAACTCCTCGTGGACGGCGACGAGACGCTGGCGACCGCGGAGTCGCTCACCGGCGGCCTCGTCGGGTCGCGGGTGACGGACGTGCCGGGCGCGAGCGCCTACTTCGACCGCGGGTTCGTGACGTACACGTACGACGCCAAGCGCGAACTACTCGGCGTCTCCCGCGAGTCGCTCGACGCCCACGGGGCCGTGAGCGAGCCCGTCGTCCGCGAGATGGCGGCGGGCGCGCGCGACCGAGCGGACGCGGACTGGGCGGTCGCGACCACCGGGATCGCGGGGCCGACCGGCGGCACCGACGAGAAGCCGGTCGGGCTCGTCTGGTTCGGCGTCGCGCACGCCGCGCCGTGGGGCACCGAGGAGTCGTTCGTGCGGGCGGAGCGGGCCGTCCTCGACGGCGACCGCGACGCGGTGAAGCGGGGCGCGGCCGAGTACGCGCTCGACGCGCTCGTCCGGACGATCGGGGACGTCGAGGGCTGA
- a CDS encoding PAS domain-containing response regulator, translated as MSGPHADHGATDASTVRVLHVDDDPAYLDLTATYLERIDEAFEVSSETDVDDAIERLDAEPIDCVVSDYDMPGTDGLTLLQRVRDCGIEIPFVLFTGKGSEEIASEAISAGATDYIQKRGGNDQYEVLANRVRNAVDQHRSRVALAESEERLSRFIDQSPLGTIEYDDEFRIVRANPAAEEILGYDESELLGGTWLPFVPEPEHRHVAALERDLLSDKGGYQSVNENVRSDGERIRCAWHNQVVTDADGEVIGVFSQFEDVTEATARKREIERTNAVLSTALDALPVGMLVEDADRQVIRVNERLYDLFDIDGDPEAAVGRDCEAFAADLSGRFADPEGFVERIERIVDARRPVNDERLALADGTTLVRTYRPIDLPDGDGHLWAYRRARNSD; from the coding sequence ATGTCGGGCCCTCACGCGGACCACGGGGCGACGGACGCGTCGACGGTTCGCGTCCTCCACGTAGACGACGATCCGGCCTACCTCGACCTGACGGCGACCTACCTCGAGCGGATCGACGAGGCGTTCGAAGTCAGTTCCGAAACCGACGTCGACGACGCGATCGAGAGGCTGGACGCGGAGCCGATCGACTGCGTCGTCTCCGACTACGACATGCCCGGGACGGACGGGCTGACGCTCCTCCAGCGGGTCCGCGACTGCGGGATCGAGATCCCGTTCGTGCTGTTTACCGGAAAGGGAAGCGAGGAGATCGCGAGCGAGGCCATCTCGGCGGGCGCGACGGACTACATTCAGAAGCGCGGCGGCAACGACCAGTACGAGGTGTTGGCCAACCGGGTGCGCAACGCCGTCGACCAGCACCGGTCGCGGGTCGCGCTCGCCGAGAGCGAGGAGCGGCTCTCGCGGTTCATCGACCAGTCGCCGCTGGGCACGATCGAGTACGACGACGAGTTCCGGATCGTCCGGGCGAACCCCGCCGCGGAGGAGATCCTCGGCTACGACGAGTCCGAACTGCTCGGCGGCACGTGGCTTCCGTTCGTTCCCGAACCGGAGCACCGACACGTGGCGGCGCTCGAACGCGACCTCCTCTCGGATAAGGGCGGCTACCAGAGCGTCAACGAGAACGTCCGCAGCGACGGCGAGCGGATCCGCTGCGCGTGGCACAACCAGGTGGTGACCGACGCCGACGGCGAGGTGATCGGCGTGTTCTCGCAGTTCGAGGACGTCACCGAGGCGACGGCGCGCAAACGCGAGATAGAACGGACGAACGCCGTGTTGTCCACCGCCCTCGACGCGCTCCCGGTGGGGATGCTCGTCGAAGACGCGGACCGACAGGTGATCCGAGTGAACGAGCGGCTCTACGATCTGTTCGACATCGACGGGGACCCGGAGGCCGCAGTCGGGCGCGACTGCGAGGCGTTCGCGGCCGACCTGAGCGGACGGTTCGCCGATCCCGAGGGGTTCGTCGAGCGGATCGAGCGGATCGTCGACGCTCGGCGTCCGGTGAACGACGAGCGGCTCGCGCTCGCTGACGGGACGACGCTGGTTCGCACGTATCGACCGATCGACCTGCCGGACGGCGACGGGCACCTGTGGGCATACCGGCGGGCGCGTAACTCCGACTGA
- a CDS encoding CBS domain-containing protein: protein MRTDTTVRDVMHREFLGVSESDSLPEAAALLVDEETNCLVVVRGGEPVGRLESRDALDALLSATGVADDSDDTPDPADRTVGDVMGPPLPTVSPDDSLAAVEERLVSEGADRVVAVDDGEAVGVVTDGDALAAGAPRTGAGAEGFGEEAAAGSPRSDGTVLSAAAAADSDAERGAEATMDPEAAERAAAASRDEPAGTDGGADSVAGAPSGASTQGVCENCGALVPDLVTANGQAVCPNCREI from the coding sequence ATGCGAACAGACACCACGGTTCGTGACGTGATGCACCGCGAGTTCCTCGGCGTCAGCGAGTCGGACTCGCTCCCGGAGGCGGCCGCGCTGCTGGTCGACGAGGAGACGAACTGCCTGGTCGTCGTGCGCGGCGGCGAGCCGGTCGGGCGCCTGGAGTCCCGCGACGCGCTCGACGCGCTGCTCTCCGCGACCGGCGTCGCCGACGACTCGGACGATACTCCCGATCCCGCCGACCGCACCGTCGGCGACGTAATGGGCCCGCCGCTGCCGACGGTTTCCCCTGACGACTCACTGGCGGCGGTCGAAGAGCGGCTCGTCTCGGAGGGAGCGGACCGCGTCGTCGCGGTCGACGACGGCGAGGCGGTCGGCGTCGTCACGGACGGCGACGCGCTCGCCGCGGGCGCCCCGCGGACCGGCGCCGGCGCCGAGGGGTTCGGCGAGGAGGCCGCGGCCGGCAGCCCCCGATCGGACGGAACGGTGCTGTCGGCTGCAGCCGCCGCGGACTCCGACGCGGAGCGGGGCGCCGAGGCGACGATGGACCCGGAAGCGGCGGAGCGCGCCGCGGCCGCGTCCCGCGACGAGCCCGCCGGTACCGACGGCGGCGCCGACTCCGTCGCGGGCGCGCCGAGCGGCGCCTCAACGCAGGGCGTCTGCGAGAACTGCGGCGCGCTGGTTCCCGACCTCGTCACCGCGAACGGGCAGGCCGTCTGCCCGAACTGCCGCGAGATCTGA
- a CDS encoding thymidine kinase has product MHAITRSGWIEVISGSMFSGKTEELLRRLRRSEIAGQSVAVYTPAIDDRYGETTIGSHAGRQWEATVVDNEGDGPRDILDDDPAEVVAIDEANFFSDALIEVCNTLADRGSRVIVSGTDQTFRGEPFEPLPQLMATAEYVDKLQAICSVCGEPASRNQRLIEGEPAHVDDPTILVGAEESYEARCRDCHVLLTGDRPDGERPFESAEADSAND; this is encoded by the coding sequence ATGCACGCCATCACTCGATCCGGGTGGATCGAGGTCATTTCGGGGTCGATGTTCTCGGGCAAGACGGAGGAGCTGCTCCGCCGGCTCCGGCGCTCCGAGATCGCCGGGCAGTCGGTCGCCGTCTACACGCCCGCGATCGACGACCGCTACGGCGAGACGACGATCGGCAGCCACGCCGGCCGCCAGTGGGAGGCGACCGTCGTCGACAACGAGGGCGACGGGCCGCGAGACATCCTCGACGACGATCCCGCCGAGGTCGTCGCGATCGACGAGGCGAACTTCTTCTCGGACGCGCTCATCGAGGTCTGTAACACCCTCGCCGACCGCGGCAGCCGCGTGATCGTCTCGGGCACCGACCAGACGTTCCGCGGAGAGCCGTTCGAGCCGCTCCCGCAGCTCATGGCGACCGCCGAGTACGTCGACAAGCTGCAGGCCATCTGCTCGGTCTGCGGCGAGCCCGCCTCTCGGAACCAGCGGCTCATCGAGGGCGAGCCCGCCCACGTCGACGACCCGACGATCCTCGTCGGCGCCGAGGAGTCCTACGAGGCGCGGTGTCGCGACTGTCACGTCCTGTTGACCGGCGACCGGCCCGACGGGGAACGACCGTTCGAGAGCGCCGAGGCCGACTCCGCGAACGACTGA
- a CDS encoding class I SAM-dependent methyltransferase — MTDTDWDERFASGEYPRAPEPSPVLRAYEPSLPGGRALDVATGTGRNAVFLADRGYDVDALDASAEGLRIVRERAAERGIGDRIEPIRADISTYGFPTEAYDLVTMSYFHALDRFADLVESLAPGGYLFVEGHLRSAEPSPSGPSDDRYRFAANELLRAGLGVSVRYYDETTTERPGDRRRATARLLAQKSTGGRQSYPERPKAPDRWPGGESDSKAESGRNP; from the coding sequence GTGACCGACACCGACTGGGACGAGCGCTTCGCGTCGGGCGAGTACCCGCGCGCGCCGGAGCCGTCCCCCGTGCTTCGCGCCTACGAGCCGTCGCTGCCGGGCGGCCGCGCGCTCGACGTCGCGACCGGCACCGGCCGAAACGCGGTGTTCCTCGCGGACCGCGGCTACGATGTCGACGCGCTCGACGCCTCGGCGGAGGGGCTCCGGATCGTCCGCGAGCGCGCCGCGGAACGCGGGATCGGCGACCGGATCGAGCCGATTCGGGCGGACATCTCGACGTACGGGTTCCCGACCGAGGCGTACGACCTCGTGACGATGAGCTACTTCCACGCGCTCGACCGATTCGCGGACCTCGTCGAGTCGCTCGCGCCGGGCGGGTACCTGTTCGTGGAGGGTCACCTCCGGTCAGCGGAACCGTCGCCGTCGGGCCCGAGCGACGACCGGTACCGCTTCGCGGCGAACGAGCTGCTCCGCGCCGGGCTCGGGGTGAGCGTACGCTACTACGACGAGACGACGACGGAGCGCCCCGGCGACCGCCGGCGCGCCACGGCCCGGCTGCTCGCGCAGAAGTCGACCGGCGGTCGGCAGTCGTACCCGGAACGCCCAAAGGCGCCGGACCGCTGGCCGGGAGGCGAGAGCGACTCAAAAGCGGAGAGCGGGCGGAACCCGTGA